The stretch of DNA CCATCATAAACTCTTTATTCCATATTTTTCAAAGATCTAATATCTTTCTTAGAAGGGATCATTAAAACAAGACTTCCTCTTAACATTTGATTAGTATCTGAGGGTGTAAAGCGACTTCCATAAGAAACTGCAAAAGTCAAAGGGTCCATTATTTGATATCCCAAAGAAATTCCCCCTCCTACTTGACTGATGGTATTATCATCATCTGATCCATTTGTCCTTGTATTTCCTCCATATTGATAACCTAAATCAAGAGATCCCCACATTTTTTTTGAAAAAGTATGTGCAAAATGTGATTCCAACGTTAACAAAGGATCTTGATATCTATTACCTCCTCCGTAAATATCACTGTTCTTTGTAAAAAATTTCACACTAGGAGTAACCTCTAAAGTACTTTTTTGAAGAATATGATTTTTAAAATTAAATACCATTGGTAATGAAAATCTAAACCCCCAACGATTTGCACCTACATTAATAGGGTTTGAAGAATCATACTCCCCTAAAGGAATAGTACTTCCTACCAATGCGTACAGTTGAAAACCTTGCTTATAATTCATGTAATCTTTAAGATTCAATGCTGGTGCGCCTATTAACCCTACACGTAAGGCTACAAAAGGATCTCCGGAACCACTTACATTAGGTGTATCCATTTCATTTACTTTTCCATCTATATTAACCCAATTAGGTGTAAAAAATACCTGAGCAAATTGATTCTTTATAGCAAAACTATATAATACCGAAAAGGGAACAACATCCATCGTAAGTTTTGCATCATTAACTCTAATATTGGTTGCTGTATTAATATTAGAAGTCAATCTCATGTAAACAGGGTTCACCACTGTAAAATTCTTAGGAGTTAAAAGCATGGTTTTAGGGCCATCTCCTTGTGCAAAACTATATCTCACCGTACATATAAGTACCATGACTAATACAACTTTTATTATAGTGCCATATTTTCTTAACATTATTTTCCTTTTTTAGGTTTTTCAGAATCTCCTGGTTTAATATTTGGGTATTTCTTTATACTTTTCACATAATCACTTACAATTTTAGCTACAGGAACACCTACCCATGCATACTCTGCATTCACATTCCAAAGCTCTTTAGGATCATTTTCAATATCAAAAATCCAATCATAATTCACTTTCACTCGTAATGAGTTTAGAGTACTCTGCCCCGCCATATATACAGGACCTGAAGGATTAACTACCACAGTATTATGAACTTTATAATTTCTCCATTTTACAGATAACAAATCATCCCCATGAAAATAAAGAGCAAATTCTCTAGGAGACTTATCCACTCTACCTGTGAAGAAATTGAGCATATTAAAACTATCCATCGCTCGATCTGTTGGTATTTTATCTTCGGCATCCACGATATGAGCAAATGTTGAATAAAAATCAAGCATACTCACTATTTCATTCGACTTTCGTCCTTCAGGTATATTACCTTTCCATTTAATTATGCAAGGTGTACGAATAGCTCCTTCCCATCCTGAAGGAAATTCTCCTCTGAATGGACCAGAATCAGACTGTCCTCCTATAACATTATCAGATGTCATCAATGTTTCAGGTCCATTATCACTTGCCCAAACAATAATTGTATTATCTGTAATACCCATTTTCTCAATCGCATCTATAATTCTTCCTGTATTGTAGTCAATTTCCATCAATACATTCTGATAATTCGATTTTCCTTTTTTTGCATATTTAGGGTTCGGTAAAGGTGGTGAATGAGGCAATGAAAAAGGAACATATAGGAAGAAAGGTTTATCATCTTTTGCATGCTTCTCTATGTATGCTACCGATCTATCCGTTATCATCTCATCTACTAACCCTCTATTATTAGAATTATAATCTCCAATTCTTTTTGATTTTTCACCTTTTTTACCTTCCCATAATCCTTGATTAGGAACCAATGCGCTATCAAATCCTGCTGAATTATCCCATGCAGATTCTGCACTACTGTGAGGAAAGCCAAACCATTCATCAAATCCTTGTCCAGTTGGATAACGGTCTTCTACATCACCTAAATGCCACTTCCCATACAATGCACTTTGGTACCCTGAATCTCTTAATAATTCTGCTATTGTATATTCCCAAGGTATCAGTCCTTGAGGTAATCCTGGCAATGGAACTTTTGAGGTTCCACTACGTATAGGCATACGTCCTGTCATTAAAGCAGACCGTGTTGGAGTACATTCCGGTTCTACATTAAAATTAGTAAGTTGTAAACCTTCTGTTGCTAATTGATCAATATTAGGTGTTGGTGCTCCACGCACCTCACCTCCTCCATAAACACCTATATCACCATAACCCAGATTGTCCGTCAACATAAACACAATGTTCGGTTTTTTTTGGGCATAGGATATGTACATTCCTAAAAAGAGTACCCAAAAAAGAAGTAATTTATTCTTTTTCAAAATATATTGATTTATTTTTTTATATAAAAGTATAACGCAATATTCCAAAAAGGAAATTTTTTGATTTTTTTGCATTAAAATACCATATCGTATCTTTTTATGAAATAACTTTATTTTTAATAATAAATCATAGAAATAAAATTAAATCTTATTTAAAAGAATAAATGTATATAGCTCTATTTATAATATTTTATACATTTGAATAAATTTTATTTTCGATTTAATTATGATACGTCTTTTTCTTATAAGTTTTTTCATACTAAGTTGTTCTACTACTCATCAAACCCAATTAAAAGTACTACTCGATCTTCCTTCTGATTTGAAAGAAATCTCAGCTATAGAAATTATTCCACAATCTAACTTATACTGGATGGTTAATGATTCTGGAAATACTAATCATCTTTTCGGAATAAACAAAAAGGGAAAGATTGAACGAAAAATTGAGATAACGAATGTTCAGAATCATGATTGGGAAGATCTTGCTTCTGATTTAGAAGGAAATTTATTTATAGCTGATACAGGGAACAACCATCAAGATCGAAAGAATTTGGCTTTTTATAAAATTCCAAATCCTTCCACTTTTAAAGAAGATAAAATAGAAGCAGAAATCATACAATATTATTTCCCTGAGCAAGAAAAATTCCCACCCAAGAAAAAGAAATATTTATTTGATGTAGAAGCTACTTTCTATTTTGAAGGTTATCTCTATTTAATCACTAAGAATCGTTCATCAAAATTTGATGGTATTGCTAAACTGTATAAAATTCCAGCTCAGAAAGGGAAACATGCAGCACAATATCTTGCTAGTTTTAAAACTTGTGATGAAATCAAGACTTGTCAAATAACAGCAGCTGCCATAAGTCCTGATCAAAAACAAATCGCTTTGTTAGGTCATGATAAAGTTTGGTTATTTCACAATTTTCAACAAGATCATTTTTTTAATGGGTCTTTAAAAATAATAGAACTTGAACACAATTCTCAGAAAGAATCTTTATGTTTCTTAAATAATCAAACCCTTTTAATTGCAGATGAGAAAAAGAAGAATGAAGGGGGAAACTTATATCTAATAAAGTTATAAAAGTAGTAATCTTGGTTTAATCACTAAATATGTAGTATATTTATACTATAACAAAAAACTATTCTAATTATCCTTTTATTTAGTAGATATGTATTATACTGAATTTAGTTTATATGGATATTTATACCATTACGAACAAAGTACACTATCATGACATTTGAAACCCTATTTCCAATATTAGCAGCTCCACTTATAACCGCAATTATTGGAGTTGTTTTTTCAAAATTTGGTATTGAAAATAAAACCAAAGAACTTGAGTTTAAACTCAAGAAAGTAGAATTATTGGAAAAATTAAAAAACTATTTAAATTCAGAAGAGGAAAAAAAAGAAATAGTAGAAAAAATAAATCGTATAACCAATGATCTAGTTATTTCAGAGCTAAAAGATGATGATTTTGTAAAATTTAGTTATAAAGAAAAACCTTGGTACTATCGCCTTATTTTCTTACCTAGACTGAAATCAACTGCCGCCAAAATCACCGGATATACTTATTATATTTATTTAACTTATGGACTCATTCAACTCTATTGGATACCTGATATAATCTATGGAAAAGATGATCGAAAAGAAATTGCTGGATTGCTGTTAATTTTATCATTTATACTTGCATTTGTTCACAGAAAAGCGGCTATTCATTTTTCTCATAGAGATGCAATAGTAAAAAAAGCAAAAATCGAAATTCACAACAAATCAAAAACTAATAATAATGAGTAAATAATTACAATAAAAAATACTTGACATACCAACAGTCATACATTACCTATAAACTATTAACCTAAAAAAATGAAAATTACAATTATTCTACTCTTCATCACTTTTGCATCAGCAAAAGTATCATCCCAAATACATTCTCTTAATAAAGCTGAAAAAAAAGAGATTATCGATTCTATTATTTTTCAATTTAAAAATCAATATGTTTTTCCTGAAGTTGCAGACTTAATTGAAAAGGATTTATTAAAAAGGTTAAAAAACGGAGATTATAATACAATTAAGGATCAATCTACATTTGCAGACTCTTTAAAAAACCATCTATTCTTAATCAGCCAAGACAAACATGTTGGTGTTTCCTTTAATAAAGAAACAGCTTCTCAACTAAGGAAGCCTAAAATAAAAGAAAATTCAACTGAAAAATTTAATCAAGTAAATGAGCGAGCAAGAAAATTCAACTATGGATTTGAAGAATTAAAAATAATGAAAGGTAATGTAGGCTATATGAAACTTACAGGTTTTTCACCAACCCAATATGGAGGAAAAACTGCTTCAATTGCCATGCAGTTTCTCTCAAATTGTGATGCTTTAATATTCGATTTACGAATCAATTATGGAGGCGATAGTTCCATGATTCAACTTTTACTTAGTTATTTATTTTCAGAAGAACCTGTGCATTTAAATGATTTTTACCATCGAAAAAAAGATGAAATCACACAATCTTGGACACTACCTTATGTACAAGGAAAAAGGATGCCTAACATCCCTGTTTATGTACTTATCAGCAATCAAACTATATCAGCTGGAGAAGAATTTGCTTATGATTTAAAAAATCTAAAAAGAGGAACTATAATTGGAGAAAAATCTGCAGGAGCGGCCAATTTTGGAGAAGAATTTATCGCTAAAGGGAATTTTATAGTCTGGATACCTACAGGAAGAGCTATTAACCCTATTACAAACACTAATTGGGAAGGTAAAGGAGTTAAACCTGATATAAAAGTCCAATCTGATGATGCATTGGATGTAGCATATAAGATAGCATTGAAAAATATTTCTAAATAATGTAATTTAAAGAATTGATACTAGATAAAAATGAGTGATCAAACAAAGAAAAGATTTGGAGTAGATGAAAATAAACCAACAGAATGGTTTGAAACACTCTATTCTGAAACAGATCAAAAAGGTGAAGGTATTCCATGGGCTAATATGGCTCCCCATCCTATTTTTAAACAATGGATTGATAAAAAGACCCATTTAGGGGATGGTAAAACAGCTTTAGTAATTGGTTGCGGATTAGGAGACGATGCTATTGAATTAGAGTCTCAAGGTTTTAATGTAACTGCTTTTGATGTTTCTAGTAGTGCTATTGAACTTTGTAAAAAACGATTTCCCAATTCAAATGTAACCTTTCTTCAAGCTGATTTACTCAAAGGAATACCCGAATGGCACCGAAAATTCGATTTTGTATTGGAAATTTTTACTATACAAGCACTTCCTCCAAAATATGAAAACATACTTATTCAAAACATTTCAGATTTTGTTTCTGAAAAAGGAATGTTAATGATTATTACAGAGATTAATAAAGAGGAAAGAACTTTTGAAAAAGGACCTCCTTGGTTATTAAATTCCCAATATATCAAATCGTTTGAGAAATGTGGATTAAAGTCTATTTATCATTCATCTGATCAAAAGCCTGAATTTGGTGAAGAACTCCATCTGACCCTATTTCAAAGAGATTGATTAGAATCTCATGACCAATATTATTCTTAGAAAGAAAAGGTATGATCATAGGAAACATTGAGCCTAAAATCATACCTTTTTATTATTTCTAAACTAGCTTGTTTTGGATATTACAATTAAAATCCAAACCCTACACCAAAAGCTATACGACTTCCATCATCTGATTGAAAATAGGTTATTTTACCTGTCATAACTTGCGCTGCATTGATGTATAAACCTCCTCCATATGAATTGTGCCATTTATCAGAATCTTCCACATCATCTGCCCAAACACGTCCATAATCAAAGCCTCCTAAAATCCCCCAACTAATAGGAATTACAGCTGTCTTAGCCGAAGCGATAGTCCATCTTAAATCAGAACTTTGATAAAAAGAATGCTTTCCTGTAAAACGTTGATTTCTAAATCCTCGCAAACCATTATTAGCTCCTATGCTACTTGCTTGATAAAATTCATAATCATCTCCAATTAAAATTCTACCATCTAATTTGGTTGCCAAGACTAATCTCCCACTTGGAACTATTTTATAATCAAAAGAAATTTCAGGTTTTATAATCCCTATACTATTAGAATTCTCAAGATTTTGTTTCCAAGCGCTACTCAATTGAAATTTCA from Flavobacteriaceae bacterium UJ101 encodes:
- the aslA gene encoding arylsulfatase (Belongs to the sulfatase family.; KEGG: eae:EAE_03830 arylsulfatase), which produces MQKNQKISFLEYCVILLYKKINQYILKKNKLLLFWVLFLGMYISYAQKKPNIVFMLTDNLGYGDIGVYGGGEVRGAPTPNIDQLATEGLQLTNFNVEPECTPTRSALMTGRMPIRSGTSKVPLPGLPQGLIPWEYTIAELLRDSGYQSALYGKWHLGDVEDRYPTGQGFDEWFGFPHSSAESAWDNSAGFDSALVPNQGLWEGKKGEKSKRIGDYNSNNRGLVDEMITDRSVAYIEKHAKDDKPFFLYVPFSLPHSPPLPNPKYAKKGKSNYQNVLMEIDYNTGRIIDAIEKMGITDNTIIVWASDNGPETLMTSDNVIGGQSDSGPFRGEFPSGWEGAIRTPCIIKWKGNIPEGRKSNEIVSMLDFYSTFAHIVDAEDKIPTDRAMDSFNMLNFFTGRVDKSPREFALYFHGDDLLSVKWRNYKVHNTVVVNPSGPVYMAGQSTLNSLRVKVNYDWIFDIENDPKELWNVNAEYAWVGVPVAKIVSDYVKSIKKYPNIKPGDSEKPKKGK